The Apium graveolens cultivar Ventura chromosome 11, ASM990537v1, whole genome shotgun sequence genome has a window encoding:
- the LOC141697818 gene encoding patellin-4-like, whose amino-acid sequence MSDEDESVYFEAEDEPIYFGPADDVQEKITDRCDEETIICLETKYSRKKALVELRGKVENAILSNSLLGEDEKEILSGKVEGNLRELTLWGVPLLPSKGHEATDVILTKFLKARDFKAIEAFNMIQKTLKWRRRLKIDKIHDEDLGPDLENAGYIGSRDKKGHPVCYIAHGISKWKDLHKDRSSVKVEKREAFLRWNIKFMEKCIHHIDFRPDGANSVFRIVDLYHAPANAMKELRFFFRSILIVFRENYPGMIFRYVFINVPLWIFAYHTLQQRRLSQMDENKFLFVKPRKVTKTLLKFIAAENLAAQYGGLKREVDDDFSCVDEVFQLKVRANATQSIQIPVNKAGVTVFWDLTVVGHEVHYKEEFIPDDECSYVVLLQKEHKMRSVRNSFHIREPGKIVLTVENHTLKKKNIFYRYAIKPTPTNLKL is encoded by the exons ATGTCAGATGAAGATGAATCTGTTTATTTTGAAGCTGAAGATGAACCTATATATTTTGGTCCTGCTGATGATGTGCAAGAAAAAATTACAGATCGTTGTGATGAAGAAACCATAATTTGTTTAGAAACTAAATATTCGAGAAAGAAAGCGTTGGTTGAATTAAGAGGAAAGGTGGAAAATGCAATTCTCAGCAATTCTCTACTCGGGGAAGATGAAAAAGAAATACTAAGCGGAAAAGTTGAAGGAAATCTCAGGGAGCTTACTTTATGGGGTGTTCCCTTGTTGCCTAGTAAAGGCCATGAGGCCACTGATGTGATTCTTACGAAGTTCTTGAAAGCTAGAGACTTCAAGGCCATTGAAGCCTTCAATATGATCCAAAAGACCTTGAAATGGAGGAGAAGACTCAAAATCGACAAAATTCATGATGAAGATTTGGGTCCTGATCTTGAAAACGCAGGATACATTGGAAGCAGAGACAAGAAAGGGCACCCAGTATGTTACATTGCACATGGGATATCCAAGTGGAAAGATTTACACAAGGATAGATCCTCCGTGAAAGTGGAAAAACGCGAGGCGTTCCTAAGATGGAACATAAAATTCATGGAAAAATGTATCCACCACATTGATTTCAGACCGGATGGCGCAAACTCGGTGTTTCGGATTGTGGATTTATATCATGCACCTGCTAATGCAATGAAGGAACTGCGCTTCTTCTTCCGGAGTATCTTAATTGTGTTTCGAGAAAACTATCCTGGAATGATTTTCAGATAT GTATTTATCAATGTACCTCTTTGGATTTTTGCTTATCATACCCTACAACAAAGGCGCTTATCACAGATGGACGAAAACAAGTTTCTCTTTGTGAAGCCACGTAAAGTTACCAAGACCCTTCTCAA GTTTATAGCAGCCGAAAACTTAGCAGCTCAATACGGTGGACTCAAAAGAGAGGTGGACGATGATTTTTCTTGTGTTGACGAAGTTTTTCAGCTTAAAGTTAGAGCCAATGCAACGCAAAGTATCCAAATACCTGTTAACAAG GCAGGAGTGACTGTGTTTTGGGACTTGACAGTGGTGGGACATGAAGTCCATTACAAGGAGGAATTTATACCAGATGACGAGTGTTCCTACGTAGTATTACTTCAAAAGGAACACAAAATGAGAAGCGTAAGAAATTCATTTCATATTAGAGAGCCTGGAAAAATTGTATTGACTGTAGAGAATCACAcattaaaaaagaaaaatatcttttatagaTACGCAATTAAACCAACTCCCACAAATTTAAAATTATGA
- the LOC141697817 gene encoding structural maintenance of chromosomes protein 1: MPSLPSPGKIHRIELENFKSYKGFQTIGPFYDFTAIIGPNGAGKSNLMDAISFVLGVRTGHLRGAQLKDLIYAFDDKEKEQRGRRAFVSLVYLLANGEELHFTRTISSAGGSEYRINDKAVTWDAYGAKLKSLGILVKARNFLVFQGDVESIASKNPKELTALLEQISGSDEYKREYEELEVKKGEAEEKSALVYQKKRTIVMERKQKKEQKEEAEKHLRLQDQLKSLKKEHFLWQLSNLEMDFEKANNDIDAEEKSREEIVQELETYESESSRKKKEQAKYLKEIAQCEKKIAERKNRLEKNRPEVLKLNEERSRITKKIKSTEKDLEKKKVEKQKHAGEIRKLQNDLEDLSKQLDELKQKSQDGGEKLQLVESQLDTYHQIKEEAGMKTAKLRDEKEVQDRQQHADIEAQKNLEENLQQLVSRKNELESQEKQMQSRLKKMLDTSGKNKEELARANKEQRELKEKLEDSRRRHDNLRKKIGEVENELRELKADRHENERDARVSQAVDTLKRLFSGVHGRMTELCRPRHTKYNLAVTVAMGKFMDAVVVEDEHTGKECIKYLKEQRLPPQTFIPLQSVRIKAVSEKLRTLGGTAKLIFDVIEFSANLENAVLFAVGNTLVCDELNEAKRLSWSGERHKVVTVDGILLTKAGTMTGGTSGGMEARSHKWDDKKIEGLKKKKEAFESELDGLGSLREMQLRESEASGRISGLEKKIQYAEIEKKSIADKLRKLEDEKVNIEKEIGRRSPELQKLKDIINSRNSKISTLDKRINDIVDRIYKKFSESVGVKNIREYEENQLMAVEQNAEQRLNLRSQQSKLKYQLEYEQNRDMDSRFAKLESALNTLKNSLKVVEEREKELQSAMEKATDEIDHWKMEAQDWKSKSEECEKDIQEWKKKISASTTNISKHNRQIKTKETQIEQLNSRKQEILEKCELEQIILPTVPDAMDTGSTSGPVIDFSELSRSHQQNLKQSDREKLDVEFKQKISSIVSEIERTAPNLKALDQYEALQEKERAVNKEFEEARNEEKEAAGEFNRVKQNRYGLFMEAFSHISGNIDKIYKQLTKSSTHPLGGTAYLNLDNEDEPFLHGIKFTAMPPTKRFRDMEQLSGGEKTVAALALLFSIHSYKPSPFFILDEVDAALDNLNVAKVAGFIRSKSCGGARVNQDPDGGSGFQSIVISLKDSFYDKAEALVGVYRDSDRSCSRTLTFDLTKFHD, translated from the exons ATGCCATCTCTCCCATCACCGGGCAAAATCCACCGAATCGAACTCGAAAACTTCAAATCATACAAAGGATTCCAAACAATCGGTCCCTTCTACGACTTCACCGCCATTATCGGCCCTAATGGAGCCGGTAAATCCAACTTAATGGACGCTATTAGCTTCGTTCTCGGTGTTCGAACCGGTCATCTCCGTGGCGCGCAGTTGAAAGACTTGATTTATGCTTTcgatgataaggagaaggaacAGAGAGGTCGGAGAGCGTTTGTTAGTTTGGTTTATTTGCTTGCTAATGGAGAGGAATTGCATTTTACGAGGACGATTAGTAGTGCCGGTGGTAGCGAGTATCGGATTAATGATAAGGCGGTTACGTGGGACGCTTATGGTGCTAAGTTGAAGTCGCTCGGGATTTTGGTTAAGGCTAGGAATTTTTTGGTGTTTCAG GGTGACGTGGAATCTATAGCATCCAAAAATCCGAAAGAGCTTACTGCTCTGCTTGAGCAAATTTCTGGATCAGATGAATACAAGAGAGAGTACGAAGAACTGGAAGTAAAAAAAGGTGAAGCTGAAGAGAAGTCAGCACTCGTTTATCAGAAAAAAAGGACTATAGTTATGGAAAGAAAACAGAAGAAAGAACAAAAGGAGGAGGCTGAAAAACATCTTCGTTTGCAAGATCAACTG AAATCATTGAAGAAAGAACACTTTTTATGGCAATTATCGAACTTAGAGATGGATTTTGAAAAGGCTAATAATGATATAGATGCTGAAGAAAAAAGCCGTGAAGAGATTGTCCAAGAACTAGAGACATATGAAAGTGAATCAAGCCGGAAAAAGAAAGAGCAGGCCAAATATCTAAAAGAGATTGCTCAATGTGAAAAGAAGATTGCAGAGAGAAAGAACAGACTCGAGAAAAAT AGACCTGAAGTTCTAAAATTAAATGAGGAGAGATCCCGGATTACTAAAAAAATTAAGAGTACAGAGAAAGATCTTGAAAAGAAGAAGGTTGAAAAGCAAAAGCATGCCGGTGAGATAAGAAAGCTTCAGAATGACTTGGAGGATCTAAGTAAACAGCTGGATGAGCTAAAGCAAAAAAGTCAAGATGGTGGAGAGAAACTTCAGCTAGTTGAAAGCCAATTGGATACTTACCACCAAAT TAAAGAGGAAGCTGGAATGAAAACTGCAAAGTTAAGGGATGAGAAAGAGGTTCAAGATAGGCAACAACATGCTGACATTGAAGCACAAAAAAATTTGGAAGAGAATCTTCAACAATTGGTGAGTCGGAAGAATGAGCTGGAGTCACAGGAGAAACAAATGCAAAGTAGACTAAAGAAGATGCTTGATACATCTGGGAAGAACAAAGAAGAACTCGCACGAGCGAATAAGGAGCAACGTGAGTTGAAAGAGAAACTTGAAGATTCTAG ACGCAGACATGATAATTTAAGGAAAAAAATTGGTGAAGTAGAAAATGAACTGCGCGAATTGAAGGCTGACAGACATGAAAATGAGAGGGATGCCAGGGTGTCTCAAGCAGTTGATACACTCAAACGTCTGTTTTCTGGTGTCCATGGCCGTATGACTGAGCTTTGCAGGCCAAGACATACAAAATATAACCTTGCTGTCACTGTAGCAATGGGAAAATTTATGGATGCTGTAGTTGTCGAGGATGAACACACAGGAAAAGAATGCATTAAG TATTTGAAAGAACAAAGACTTCCTCCTCAGACTTTTATACCTCTTCAGTCGGTTCGTATAAAGGCGGTCAGTGAGAAATTACGGACATTAGGAGGAACTGCAAAACTGATCTTTGATGTAATTGA ATTTTCTGCAAACTTGGAAAATGCTGTTTTATTTGCGGTTGGAAATACGCTAGTTTGTGATGAACTGAATGAAGCTAAGCGTCTGAGTTGGAGTGGTGAAAGACATAAAG TTGTGACTGTTGATGGTATATTACTGACGAAGGCTGGTACCATGACTGGTGGTACCAGTGGCGGCATGGAAGCAAGGTCACATAAGTGGGATGATAAAAAGATCGAAG GGCTTAAAAAGAAGAAGGAAGCTTTTGAGTCAGAGTTGGACGGACTCGGATCTTTAAGAGAGATGCAGCTTAGGGAATCTGAAGCATCTGGGAGGATTAGTGGATTAGAGAAAAAAATTCAATATGCTGAAATTGAAAAG AAAAGTATTGCTGATAAACTCCGAAAATTGGAGGATGAGAAAGTTAATATCGAAAAAGAGATTGGTCGTCGTAGTCCAGAGCTTCAAAAG CTAAAAGATATCATTAATTCAAGAAATTCCAAGATCTCTACACTAGATAAAAGAATCAATGATATCGTTGACCGCATTTATAAGAAGTTTAGCGAGTCTGTTGGGGTGAAGAACATCCGTGAATATGAAGAGAACCAGCTCATGGCGGTTGAGCAGAATGCTGAACAAAGGCTAAACTTGCGTAGTCAGCAGTCTAAGCTGAAGTACCA GCTGGAGTACGAACAAAACCGAGACATGGATTCACGATTTGCTAAGCTGGAATCAGCACTTAATACTCTAAAGAATTCATTAAAAGTGGTTGAGGAAAGAGAAAAGGAACTTCAGTCTGCTATGGAGAAAGCAACAGATGAGATTGATCATTGGAAGATGGAAGCACAGG ACTGGAAGTCCAAGTCAGAAGAGTGTGAGAAAGATATACAGGAATGGAAGAAAAAGATTTCTGCTTCTACAACAAACATAAGCAAACATAACCGACAAATTAAAACAAAG GAGACACAGATTGAGCAGCTGAATTCAAGGAAGCAGGAAATTTTGGAGAAATGTGAGCTTGAACAGATAATACTCCCCACAGTCCCAGATGCAATGGATACTGGATCAACATCTGGCCCTGTCATTGATTTTAGTGAATTAAGTAGATCTCATCAGCAAAACCTGAAACAGTCTGACCGAGAGAAGCTTGATGTGGAATTTAAACAAAAAATCAGTTCTATAGTTTCTGAAATAGAAAGAACTGCTCCAAATTTAAAAGCCTTAGATCAGTACGAGGCCTTGCAAGAGAAGGAGAGAGCTGTAAATAAAGAGTTTGAAGAAGcaagaaatgaagaaaaagaAGCGGCAGGCGAGTTTAATAGAGTGAAGCAGAATAG GTACGGGTTATTTATGGAAGCTTTTAGCCATATTTCTGGTAATATTGACAAGATTTACAAGCAATTAACCAAGAGCAGTACACATCCGCTGGGTGGAACTGCGTATCTGAACTTGGATAATGAAGATGAGCCATTTTTACATGGGATTAAATTCACTGCTATGCCCCCAACAAAGCGCTTCCGTGATATGGAACAGCTATCTGGTGGTGAAAAGACTGTTGCAGCACTTGCACTGCTCTTCTCTATCCACAG TTATAAGCCCTCACCCTTCTTTATATTGGATGAGGTGGATGCTGCATTAGATAATCTGAACGTAGCCAAGGTTGCTGGATTCATCCGTTCAAAATCTTGCGGAGGAGCACGTGTTAATCAGGATCCTGATGGAGGAAGCGGTTTCCAGAGTATCGTGATTTCCTTGAAAGATAGCTTTTATGACAAGGCTGAAGCTTTGGTTGGTGTGTACAGAGATTCTGATAGGAG CTGCTCGAGAACATTGACCTTTGACCTAACAAAATTTCACGATTAA